From the Cloeon dipterum chromosome 4, ieCloDipt1.1, whole genome shotgun sequence genome, the window TTGCAAGGAGTGTGGAAAAATGTTCACCATCCATTGTGAGTTGAGTCGCCACGTGAAGAGAGTTCACACCAAAACTGTCAAAACCGCTGTTTTTCTCTGCGCGCATTGCGACCATTCTTCAACTGACAAGAGACGCATGTCGGATCACATGCAATGCAGACATCTTCCGAAGAAGATTAAGTGCAAGGAGTGCAACACAAGGTATGCCTCGCAATATTTTCTCAAGCGTCACATAAACCGGTGGCACGAATACGTTCATTGCTCAGAGTGTGGGCAGGAGGTACGCCGTCACGCCATGTTTCGACACCGGCGCATCAAGACCTGCCGCTACTGCGAACGCAAGGCGGGCTGCTCAGGACTTCTGGAACAGCACGAGAAGAACTGCCGGATAAATTCAaagcagcggggtccagattcgtgcgtaAATTCCAAGCAGcagggtccagattcgtgcgtaAACTCCAAGCAGCGGGGTCCGGATTCGTGCGTAAATTCCaagcagcggggtccagattcgtgcggaAATTCCaagcagcggggtccagattcgtgcgtaAATTCCAAGCAGCGGGGTCCGGATTCGTGCGTAAATTCCaagcagcggggtccagattcgtgcggaAATTCCaagcagcggggtccagattcgtgcgtaAATTCCAAGCAGCAGGGTCCGGATTCGTGCGTAAATTCCaagcagcggggtccagattcgtgcgacgcgcagatatggcgtccggtggattatggcgcgaaataaaattcacgtGAAAATACACGAAaataaccaagttttggtcaatattgtgaaataatttgcattatttgtactaattgtgtcttttggatcgtaaaaacaaactcttgacactcgaaCGGCAATcaaaagagctttttgcttcccacattcagacgccatcttgaacttgcgcagtgggaaccgattttatcgcacatctggctctCGCTGATTCAAAGTTCTAGTGACAAGTGCCCGAAAATGTTCAAGTATATGTGATTTGTCTAcgtatttttgtgaatttataCGAACTTTAATTGGATCTCATCaatcaaagatttttattgtttaatgtGACGTGATAAATGCCCGTAAATTAACGGGCGAATGAAATGTCTGTGTTCTTAGATATTTAAGAAGCGTACATTGCCGTAAATATTCGTATTGGTTGccgtaaaatgaaataaatataattaaatgtaCAGTACAGCTGATGCATGTATTCcgaaaaaattcttgtttgTCGAATTGTTCAAACCAACTAGAATATTGTTCCATGTGCACATCCAGTTTTTGAtgggaagaataaaaattgtttcgtgtctcgaaaaaattcagctttttGCGTAAGAACTACAACACCTTTTTCCTGTGCTGTAGTTTTCTTGATTTCATGGGAGTTTTTCTCTGCTGCTCTAACCAAGATATTACATTAAAGACTGCTTGCAagcaacttaattaaaaattagtaagTAGAATTTAGGGCATTAATATTCGATTGCAACTGTAAAATAAGTCAAAAGCGTGAGTCTTCCATACataacaaaggaaaaaattagacCACCATTTTGTGTAGAAACCAACCTTGAGACTGATGCATGTACCATTCTTTTCCCGCCGGTGCATTAGGCGCGAACTAGCAATAACGAAAACGCCAATCAGATCGCAGTTATCAATGAGCGCTGAtcgctgattggttgcctcTGGAAACTCGAGAGAGTTAACACAAAGGAGCTGAGCACAcaacttcaatttttacacGCATAGAATAACAAATCTAGAGCTGGCTAAGTTCACTATaagaaaaaagtattttaactttaaaaactaaataaatgtataaaaaGTATTAATACAGACAAAAAAAGCGTTTGAGTTTTGTTCTCCTTATCGCACTAACCACTACGATTGGGGGTAGACGAGACGGTTGGAGTTCTTGACAACAGCTGACTTTCAATCGCATGGAAGCATGTAACGACGCTCCTTCACAGAACAATGCAAAAAGTAAGTAAAATctgtgttttttgtttgattataACTCAGTACCACTTTCAATTAATAGGAACTGAGCATCGAATCTTGACAGAATCCCTTTTTGGGACAGATTTTCTTCGAAAGACGATTCAAACCTAGAGATGCAGTCGAGAAGAGTCAAAAAGGGAAAATCTCCcattcaaaagccgctgtgcagactgtgcgagtgtccgacgtcggacggccacgtcctcgcgtcgcaggtggacaggttcaagctgaggaaatgggccatgaAGGTCTtgaacctgacggaagaagacgaaaacttgccgGACGTGGTCGAAGAAGACtctttgatctgctatttttgcatgtGGCATGCCGAGTATGTTATTTACGAGTTAACAAAATggcagatattttattttgacgcgTTTTTCAGGTTTGGGGATGAGTCTGGTGACGAGGCTGTTGCTTGGTGgccaaaaaatcttgatttggagGAAAACGCTAGGGTGCTGCGGGAGAATTACTCAGGTacttgagaattttaaattaaaacttcatcAGGTCGATTTCTAATCTCTAAATTGTACAGTTGGAGATgcagagcagtgttgggttcAGTTGGAAGAGATTGATTTCGCCAAATACGAAAAGAAAATCcctaaaaaaaggaaattggtCAGTGGAGTGTGTTTTTACTGCGGCAACAGTTACAACCAACTGATGGAACACGTCAAACTgatgcacaaagaagccatcaaatgcgGAATCTGGGGCTGCGCCACATTTTTTCAcaccgaggaggaaaaagagcagcacatgcagcagGTTTCACACGAGAAACGAAGAAAACCATGCGAACGCAAGGAAATtcgttgcaaattttgtgacGACGTTCATTTATTTGCCTCATGGAAAACGTGGAGGTGCCACATGAGTCAAGCACATCCGGAATTTTCGGTGGCGTGCAGCCATCACGGCTGCAAGGAGATCTTCAAATCCAAGTCGGAATTGATTCTCCATGTCAACTCGTGGCACAAACGGCACGAACAAGGCTTAAATCAAGATGTTTACCAATGCAAGCATTGCGAGTTTTCCACCACGATTAAGTACAGGTTGAGACAACACGTAGAGGCGAAGCACATGCCAAAGATCTTCAAATGCGACAGTTGCGACGCCAAATTCGGCTCAATATTACTAGTGAAACTGCACTCTAACAGATATCACAAGTTCGAGAAGTGCAAAACTTGCAGCCAGGACGTTTTTCACAGACAGAAGGCGTTCCACAGAAAGGCATCGGTTTGCTCCAAATGCAAAGTCAGTTTCGAGTGTTCGGGTTTATATCAATTACATCGGAAGAGCTGCAAACAAACCCTCCTAAGTTGCACAGAGTGTGGAAAACAGTTCCCCTTGCCTAGCAAGTTGAATCTACATGTGAGACGAGTTCATGCTAAAACCGTGATTTTTCACTGCGAACATTGCGAGTATTCTACATATGAGAAGAGATACATGTGGAAGCACATACTACTCAAACATCTTCCAAAGACGGTTAAGTGTGAAgattgcaacaaattttttgccaCTGAATCAATTCTCAAGTACCACAAACAGAGGAGGCACGAATACGTTCGTTGTGCAGAATGTGCTCAGGAGATACGACATCATAACATGTTTCAACACCGGCGCGGCAAGACTTGTCGCTGCTGCAAGAGCAAACTGAAGTGCTTGGGTTTGTATCGATTGCATTGGAAGAGCTGCAAACAAACCCTCCTAAGTTGCAAAGAGTGTGGAAAACAGTTCCCCTTGCCTAGCAAGTTGAATCTACATGTGAGACGAGTTCATGCTAAATCCGTGATTTTTCACTGCGAACATTGCGACTATTCTGCAGATGACAAGAGATACATGTGGAAGCACATACTATTCAAACATCTTCCAAAGACGGTTAAGTGTGATGAGTGCGACAAATTGTTTCCCTCTGAATCATTTCTCAAGCATCACAAACAGAGGGGGCACGAATACGTTCGTTGTGCAGAATGTTCTCAGGAGATACGACGTCAAAACATGTTTCAACACCGGCGCGTCAAGACTTGTCGCTGCTGCGAGAGTATACTGAAGTGCTCGGGTTTGTATCAATTGCATAGAAAAGATCACACCAAAGACGGGATTCTTATCTGCGGCCGTTCTTCAATTGATAAGAGCCACATGTCGGAGTCCATGCAACTTCCAACGACGGTTAAGTGTGAATTGTGCGACAAATCGTTTGCCTCGGAAAATTCTCTCAAGCATCACAAATACAGACAGCATGAATACGTTCGCTGCGCAGAATGTGCTCTGGAAATAGTCAGCCGTAAAATGTTTAGACACCGGACCGTCAAGACTTGCCACCGCTGCGAGAGCGAGTTTAAGTGCCGGGGAATTCTTGAAAAGCATAAGAATACCTGCAAACAAACCCTCTTTACTTGCAAAGAGTGTGGGAAATCGTTCCCCGTGAATCGGGAGTTGAAACGCCACATTCGAGTTGTTCACACCAATACTGCCAAAACCGCTTTTTTCTGCCACCATTGCGAATATTCCACTTTTCATAAAAACCTCTTGCTGAGTCACATGCAACGCAATCATCTTCCAAAGAAGATTAAGTGTGGAGAGTGCAACAAATTCTTTTGCTCTGAACGTGTTCTCAGGAATCACAAATACAGACAGCATGAATACGTTCGCTGCGCAGCATGTACTGAGGAAATGGTCCGCCATGATATGGTTATACACCGGCGCGTCAAGacttgccgccgctgccagtACAAGTTCAGTTGCTTTGGTTTGTATCAATTGCATAGGAAGAGCTGCCAAGGATCACTCAAGAAATGCGAAGAGTGTGGAACATCGTTCATCAGGAGAGTTGATTTGAATCGCCACGTGAAAAACGTTCACACCAAAGCCGCGATTCTTAGCTGTGCCCATTGCGACCATTCTTCGATTGAGAAGGGCCACATGTCGGAGCACATGCGAcgcaaacattttccaaagacGGTTAAGTGTGAAGAGTGCAACGAATTTTTTGCCTCTGAATCAATTCTCAAGGTTCACAAGTACTCGGCGCACTCATTCCTTCGCTGCACTGAGTGTGCGCAGGTTGTACGCCGCGGCAACATATTTCAACACCGGCGCGTCAAGACTTGTCGCTGCTGCAAGAGCAAACTGAAGTGCTCGGGTTTGTATCAATTGCATAGAAAAGATCACACCA encodes:
- the LOC135943801 gene encoding zinc finger protein PLAG1-like, whose amino-acid sequence is MQSRRVKKGKSPIQKPLCRLCECPTSDGHVLASQVDRFKLRKWAMKVLNLTEEDENLPDVVEEDSLICYFCMWHAEFGDESGDEAVAWWPKNLDLEENARVLRENYSVGDAEQCWVQLEEIDFAKYEKKIPKKRKLVSGVCFYCGNSYNQLMEHVKLMHKEAIKCGIWGCATFFHTEEEKEQHMQQVSHEKRRKPCERKEIRCKFCDDVHLFASWKTWRCHMSQAHPEFSVACSHHGCKEIFKSKSELILHVNSWHKRHEQGLNQDVYQCKHCEFSTTIKYRLRQHVEAKHMPKIFKCDSCDAKFGSILLVKLHSNRYHKFEKCKTCSQDVFHRQKAFHRKASNVLRRYDIITCFNTGAARLVAAARAN